The nucleotide sequence GGTTCAGTGGTAGCGGTCGAGGGCCAAGGCACGGGCCCGGTTCCCAACAGCACACTCGTCTCTCTCTTTTCTGTGTGGATCCATGGGATGTCGGCCACATAGTGCGCGTATTTGCTTTGAAGGATTTACTTGGGGAAATCATTGGAGTTGTGGAGTGGCAAGGCGGATTAGGTCACCTGTAGTGAGAGGGGGAGATGCCCTGGAAGAAGACCTTGGCGCTGGTCTGGACGAGGTTGGCGTCCACCCATCCGGCCCAGGTGTTGAGCGCCTTGGTGAAGGCCACCGTCCGGTCCATGTCCTTGGCCACTTGGCTGCCCTCCTGGATATAGTCCCAGCTGCagcaaccacacacacacacacacgcacatcgcGCGAGTTCAGAGTTCAGTCATAATAACCTGCCTGAAAAACTTGGACCAAAACAAAGGCAACACAAACGCTGGTCTTACGGTTGGTCCTTGCCGGAGCGCGGCCACCAGTGCCAGGAGTCGAAGACGAGCACGTCGGCGCCGAGCCAGTTGCGGCCTTCGTCGATCTTGTCGAGCTTGAGTACGCGGCCGGCCTTCTCGCTCACGATGTCCACCAGGTAGTGCGACAGGTAGTACACCAGCGTCACATTGTACTCCTGCGTGCAGGCAGCAGATCGTCAGCTTCAGCAGTCAGTTCAGCCAGCCATCAATCCCAAACACCGTGCTAGCAAGTGCAGTACACAACTACACAGGACTTTTCATGGCCCCATTTGGCCTTGCAGGACACAGCCAGCTCGGCGTTGAAGGAGGCAATCAATCACCTACAGTTTTATAACAATCTATAAAAACAGCAGCACGATCACCACCGAACTGCACGTGTGTGTCCTTAACTCGTAGTGTGCGTCGGCGCTCAATGACGCCAACGAAGGCCACAGATCACGTTGTACTGGTCGAAGCCGGCCACCAGCAAAAGGCCAACGAGGTACACTGGGAGATCAAATTTTCTGGTCCTGACGGTCTGACACAAACACTGAAAAACGCGTAGCAGCAAGCAACAGGGCAAGCAACAAGAACAGCTGACGGAACGACTGGACTCGAGTGAAcagagtcagcagcagcagcagcagtagatgcAATATAGAATCACGGAAATGGGGGGAGCACCACACCCACCACGAGCATGTCACCCTAGATCTGAACTAAATAGGGTtagtcatagatcgcaccatcccGGCAACACCAGCACCGGCAAGCGCACGGCAGTGAGCAGATAGCCCATTCGGGCCAGCTCACTTGGGGCACTTGCCATGCCCGGCTCGTTTTAGATTCTTACTCCTTTTCTTTTTTCAGATTGCCTAAGAAAAAGAAATGGACAGACGAAAAAGAAGCAAGAGAAAAAACAGAGCATATAATCTGGCCTGGAGGGTGAAAAACAGAGAGGAACCAACGAAAGAAACGCACATGCGTCAAGCAGCCGTCAGAAAGTGCAGACATTCGGCACGACACCAACAAAGTCCAAACGAGACGACCTCACGGCGACCCGTATTCCGTTCGGCGCTGGCCTGTTGACTTGTGTGGCGCGAGAGCAAAAGAAGGCTTCGTCGACATCGGCCACGCTGGCCATGCAGCGCAGCACATGAAATGGATGCGGTGGCGTGCGGTCCAGCCGTACCACCGCGCCGTAGATCTTCCCTCCCGACGACGCCGCAGCAACCGCCGGGCTGATCAGATCACCTCATCATGCCGGCACCGCCGAGCTAGGCCCCAGCCCCACCCGCCGACTTTTTACCGGACAATCTTAATCttacttggaagaaaggaaaccAACGAGGAGCGCAGGGAAGGAACTAGGAAGGAAGGCGTCGATCGGCACGTACATCGAACGTGACGGTGGTCGCCGGGTCGATCCTGCCGGAGCGCGGCGAGACGGTGGCCCGGGCATTGGGCGCCGCGGCGTAGATCATGCACAGCAGCGACTCGTACTGGTTCAGCGCCAGCGAGTCGCCCACGAACATCACCTTCTTGCCGCCCCACATCCGCAGCAGCGCCAGCCCGTCGAACCTGCGCACAAGCACCATCATCATCTCACCGCCGCAATTCGACCTCACGGCAATCGGGCTACGGCGCCGCCGGCCGGACGGCATTGCAGTTGCAAACCTGGGCGGGGAGCAGGGCGGGCTGGGCAGCCAGCGGTACTTGAGGTACTGCTTATCGGGGCGGCCGAACCGGGCGCAGTCGAACTCGCCGCGGACGAAGGGGCAGCTGGCCGAGTCGTAGAGCGGGTACGAGTCGTCCGCCACCCAGGCCCCGGCGAACATGTCGCACGCGCCGCCGGAGGACTCCGACGCCGGCCGGTGCTGGTTCTTCCGGGAGATGGTcagcgcggccgccgccgccgccgcggtgcaGGCCGCCAGGAGCAGGGCCACGATGGCCGCGGCGATCACCGTGCGCCGCTTCATGTCGCTCCTCCGGCCGAGGAGGAGCAATGGGGGCGGGGATTGGGCTGGGCGCGCCGGGGAGGTTCTTGTGACGGCGGAGGAGTGGGAAGCGTGAAGGAGAGGGCGGGTATATGTAGGTGGAAGCGGAAGGCATCCGGGCAGCGCTGGCTGGCAGATACGCTTCGTTTTTATGGTAGGTGCCGTCGTTTTTGCATGGATGGGTCAATGGACCACTAATGGCCTGGATGTGCTACTAATATATGAAAACGTATTCATTGATACTCAAAGAAATATAGAAGCGTTCAGGACATATATACAATAATTGATAAGATAGTTTTCTCTTAGGTTTTGCATGTAATTAAGAGATGACAAAAAAAAGATGTCTACAATGGGTTatttcttagccttatcttcataactagttattcctaaaaacgtggtgaCAGATATTATGCTAAGATatcatctcttgtcttatcttaaataaaagaagacaagtcttttcttatgaattactccctccgtccggaaatacttgtcctcaaaatggataaaatgaatgtatctataactaaaataagtctagatacaaccatttcgaggacaagtattttcggatggagggagtatttctctttcacctcatcatttatcctacataGTActtctaagatagcaccattgtacatgcccttagataACTGAAgcaatgatctaaacgctcttatatttctttataaaaGGAGTAGATTCTTGAACAAAATGGGAATTCCGTGATTCAAACCGGTGcatctccactactattaaacaatcaaacaagaactttcCTACATGCACCCCGCAAAACGTATACAGACACATCAGCACCATAGGATGAAGCCCACACGACCCAATCCAACAGTCATCATTAATTTATTCAAGATCTGGTATGCGCTTAGCAGTTTCAATAGACTGACCGTACTCCACAAGAGGAAAATATGAAACTCTCCGTCCCGCATCCGCAGCCCCTCAAATCACGCTAATCTAACCATCTAACCAACTCGCAAAAAAGGAAACCGAACCTAATCGTGTCCCTGGCCCCACTCCCTGCCTTTCCTCgccaccgcccgagacgaagctcAGCAGTCCTGTCGCCTCCCTGCACGGCGGCCTGGATCCCTGCATCGCATCGTCGCCTCGCTGGACGGTTCCCTCGCCGTCCTGCACCGCATTGAGGCCTccctgccggcctccctcgccgcccTACACCGCACCGTCGAGTGGGCGGCCGCTCCTCCTTCACCTACAATCAAATATTCACGGATCGGCCAGGCTACAACAAGATTATTATGCATCATCTGCATGAGTTCTGGAGCAGTAGGCAGCCCCATCAGATTGGCCAGGTATGATTCGACGGCAGCCCATCAGATTGGCCAGGTATGATTTCGACGGCCAATGAAGACCCACCTAACAAGATACAACCTCACCTTCGTTTCTAATATCCGTCCGACAGATCGCCAGTGCCTAGGAGCCTGCTCCGgcacccgcgccgccgcgcccgccctGAAATTCCCCTGAACCAGCCAGCCACACGCAACTATAATTCTTCCCTGCACTTCTTCAGGTTCGACTTCTTTGACCTGTTGCAACATTAGTCAGGATTAGAATTTTGACAACAGAGTTCGAAAAAATAAATAGTTGCACAGCAGAATGCTATAAGCCGTTCGTTTTACATCTCATTAATGGTTTTCTATGTTGAAAAATGATGAATGCAGGGCCTAACGTCCAAATTTCAGGGGTTAAGGTACCCCAACTCAGCAGAATACGTGACCCATATTGCACAATTGAAGATGGTTAGTTCGTCGATTTAGGCCCTGTTCGGTAGTCGCCCGCTCCCGGAATCTGCGGAGCAGGGGAAGTGCAGCTCGGTCGTTTTGAACTGCAGCTCCGCCAACTCCGCTCCTGGAGTTGTGGAGCGGAGTGGTACCGGACAGGGCCTTAATTATGTTGCAACTGTGTCGACAATGTTTATTTGACCGTACATTCGGGTTCTCTTTCCTTTGTTCAGGTATGCAGCCTTTTACTGGCTCAAATCAACTTGAAAAATACGCCGGATAATGATAAGAGAGGCTCTGTTGAACCTGTTACTCAAAACACTAAAAATCTGCAAATTATTTTTGTCGATCCTACGTCTACTACAATACCTACATTGTTATGCTCTACTAATCTTATGATTTTCTATCCTGGGCAATGACCAGACAAATGATCCATACATGATGACGCATCAAGATGTAGCTTTTGAATCGTACCAACTTGGACGCAATACTCCCATAGCAAATACTGATGAATACATGAATTTTGTTCTTAGAGAATGCATGCATCTCTAAGATAAGGAATTTAGCTCTATACAGGATGACCCACCAAGATGGGTATTAAAGAGAGCTACAACTTATTTGGAACATGATATGGTGAGCCTCAGTTCCGTACATATTACTATTAATTCAATCGGGGACGGATGTTTGTATAGATGGGACCTAAACTAAAAAAATGCCTATTTTCAGATATTCGTTCTAGCTGTTGCATGAATAAACATTGAAGACTTTATTGGTACCTAGCAGTTAAAAATACCAAGGTGCAGTGTATCCAGGTGCTCGACTCGCTAGGCCCAGGAATGCACCGCAAAGACCTCACCGCTATGGTTAGTTATTAGTCCGACTGCACCATCGTTTGATAAGACCATAATGCGGTGGAGAATCACATGGGCAGATGACCCCCTATGGCGGCAGGAGACAGAGTCCTCTTATTTCTTATTTGGGGACAAAGAATGCAAGGGTAAGAACACCTTACTGCTGGTGAAGGAATGCTTAGTCCGTGGCTGCTGTATGCACAGATGCATGCCCTCTTGCCGGcaaaacagcagcaacagtcacCTCTGGTAATTGCTCTTACTTAATATATTTACAGTTGTGTCTCTGAAATATATTTATGGGTCAAATTCAGGATCAGGCGAGGCATGTAGACCTCGGAACTATGTACGATATTTTATACCAATGGTGTGTTGAAATCTTATTTATGAATGAACTGGATTGCTAATTTGCTATGCAGTACTAATAATAATACACTGAACTTATAGTGCTTGCATGTTATAATTCCCCTCTAAGGAAATTTGTTTGCAAGTTATAATTTAGTGTAAGTTTAAATGTATCTTTGGATATCACCCAAATCCAGCAGGCTAGCACTAGCATAGGCAAGATTAACTCTACTCAACCCCGACGTGAGCCACACAATAGAGTAACCCAACTCGACTAAATCGCAAAACATAAGGAACCTTTATCCAACTGAGCTGTTAGCATTACCTGGTCGCCATGGCCTGAAGGATGTTGGAGGGAATATGATTGCCATGGAGGATGTCACCCGCAAACTCTTACACATCAACATGGCCTTAACATAGATTAGGACCCGGCTCTTATGTCTTCTGACCGCTTCAAATTCCTCATGGCAGGACATGCTATCAGTTCCTAGAAGAAAGTGGTGGTCGAGTAGGAAGAGGGAGGAGATGCAAACATCACTGCTAATCCGACCAGTTCAGGAAACACATAAAGATAATATGTATCCTTTGAGCAATAGGATCAGCTTCATGTCCATATGGTCACTACACATGCCATGCAGGCGGCAAGATATGGGCATGTCCATCTCAATGACGGCGAGATCAACGTGGTGCAGCACAACTCTGTCTGAGTCAGCAGCAGCGAATTGTTTCTACGGAGGTCTAATCCTTTTCGGTACCAGTCAAAATCCAACTTTTTATTGCTATTTCGCAATGCACTCTTGTGTGCATAATTATTTAAAACTGAAAACATCTGGAGTACACCTTATCCATTCTAATTCTAAAGACTAAAGAAGTTGCACTTCCTGCTTCCAGAGCGTAAAATGGTGCATTTGAATGATTGTTTGTTGGGACTAAGCAGATTTAGCATATCCTTCTTTTCATGTACATATCCTAATAGGTGAGAGCATCAACGAGATTTGGTTGATCTATCATGAACAGGTTTAGTATATATATTTTTGCAGTACAATGCTTGCGGTAAGACATCTAAGAAATATTTGGAGTTGCCGACTAGGGTAATCTGGAAGTTTGAATTAGTAAACAAATATACCCAACCATCACTTCAAGGAAATGCTCCATAGACAACTACATGGATTTCTTAGAACAATAAAAATATTGTACAATGCATCTCAGAATCAAAACATACTCTTAGATTCAGACTCTTGTTGCTCCCATCCCCTTTCGGCACCTCCTTCTCCTTCAGAAAATCTGAACCATTCAGGGCTGCATCATCAACAAAGGCACCAACTAAGAGGATGAAAGGAAAATCATAGGCTTGGAAAAAAGCTTACTCATTTTTAACTGGTCGGAGAACAACCGTCTGTGAGTTGGCGAGCAGGGACCTCCAGTCTCAGACCTTCCCGACCCCATTGGCTGCCGCGACACACGAGACACAACAACGGCTGCGGCCGCGAAGGCAGCGCCACACGGAACACACCATGGCTCCTGAGCAGCTAACCCTAGGCGATGAACATTGCACACAGTGAGGCTACGCACCGATTTGACGGGGACGAGTAGGCGGCGGGGTCGGAGAGACTAACCTGGACCCGTACGAGCGAGGAGAAGCATAGGGAGGGCCCCGAGCAGCAGCACATCCATGGAAAGAAGGAACTGGAGGTCGCGAGCAGCAGCTGCTCCTGCTCCAGACTGAATCGAACAAGCAAATAAAGATGGTGTCGGAGAGCAGAGCATCCGGATCGAGGGGAGAAGAAGAGTTGGAACCGGACCTTGATGGCGTCTCGAGCAGGGGGGAGGGAGGATTCATGGCGCGCGGGATAAGGTGGAGACGCTCATAGCGGCGACGAAGAGTGCATCAGGAGGAGGGAGGGCCCCGGTGTCGCCGGCGAGCATGCCGAGCTCGAGCGCCTCCTCGAGCACTTCGGGGATCGGATATGAAGAAGGGGCGGGGCGGGGAAGAGCATGGGCCTACGTGTCCGCCGACAATGGTGACGAATGGGAGGGGCGGCCACCAGAGAGTGCCGGCTGTGGATGGGGGATCTAGCGTGTGGCAACAGAGGAGGAGGTAGGAAGTGAAGAATGGGGAAGATAAGAAATGTGAGGGAGCTGAGGAAGGTTGACTGAGTTTTTTAGCTGACTGATTTTTTTTAATACTACTCctccttccatatatatagggcataatgcattttttaagaccgtctttaactattgacaagattaatagtactccctccgtaaactaatataag is from Triticum aestivum cultivar Chinese Spring chromosome 3A, IWGSC CS RefSeq v2.1, whole genome shotgun sequence and encodes:
- the LOC123060673 gene encoding protein trichome birefringence-like 38; this translates as MKRRTVIAAAIVALLLAACTAAAAAAALTISRKNQHRPASESSGGACDMFAGAWVADDSYPLYDSASCPFVRGEFDCARFGRPDKQYLKYRWLPSPPCSPPRFDGLALLRMWGGKKVMFVGDSLALNQYESLLCMIYAAAPNARATVSPRSGRIDPATTVTFDEYNVTLVYYLSHYLVDIVSEKAGRVLKLDKIDEGRNWLGADVLVFDSWHWWPRSGKDQPWDYIQEGSQVAKDMDRTVAFTKALNTWAGWVDANLVQTSAKVFFQGISPSHYRGQEWGSSPRRSCAGETEPLNSTGPYPAGPIPQQAVIRSALARMAKPVYLLDFTFLSQLRKDAHPGKYGGMFGQDCTHWCIAGLTDTWNILFYAALTGQDG
- the LOC123060672 gene encoding uncharacterized protein isoform X1, with amino-acid sequence MNPPSPLLETPSSLEQEQLLLATSSSFFPWMCCCSGPSLCFSSLVRVQLLRSHGVFRVALPSRPQPLLCLVCRGSQWGREGLRLEVPARQLTDALNGSDFLKEKEVPKGDGSNKSLNLRVKEVEPEEVQGRIIVACGWLVQGNFRAGAAARVPEQAPRHWRSVGRILETKVKEERPPTRRCGVGRRGRPAGRPQCGAGRRGNRPARRRCDAGIQAAVQGGDRTAELRLGRWRGKAGSGARDTIRFGFLFCELVRWLD
- the LOC123060672 gene encoding uncharacterized protein isoform X3, encoding MDVLLLGALPMLLLARTGPAAQEPWCVPCGAAFAAAAVVVSRVSRQPMGSGRSETGGPCSPTHRRLFSDQLKMNFLKEKEVPKGDGSNKSLNLRVKEVEPEEVQGRIIVACGWLVQGNFRAGAAARVPEQAPRHWRSVGRILETKVKEERPPTRRCGVGRRGRPAGRPQCGAGRRGNRPARRRCDAGIQAAVQGGDRTAELRLGRWRGKAGSGARDTIRFGFLFCELVRWLD
- the LOC123060672 gene encoding uncharacterized protein isoform X2 — protein: MDVLLLGALPMLLLARTGPGLAAQEPWCVPCGAAFAAAAVVVSRVSRQPMGSGRSETGGPCSPTHRRLFSDQLKMNFLKEKEVPKGDGSNKSLNLRVKEVEPEEVQGRIIVACGWLVQGNFRAGAAARVPEQAPRHWRSVGRILETKVKEERPPTRRCGVGRRGRPAGRPQCGAGRRGNRPARRRCDAGIQAAVQGGDRTAELRLGRWRGKAGSGARDTIRFGFLFCELVRWLD
- the LOC123060672 gene encoding uncharacterized protein isoform X6, producing the protein MNPPSPLLETPSSLEQEQLLLATSSSFFPWMCCCSGPSLCFSSLVRVQLLRSHGVFRVALPSRPQPLLCLVCRGSQWGREGLRLEVPARQLTDALNGSDFLKEKEVPKGDGSNKSLNLRVKEVEPEEVQGRIIVACGWLVQGNFRAGAAARVPEQAPRHWRSVGRILETKVRLYLVR
- the LOC123060672 gene encoding uncharacterized protein isoform X5 translates to MNPPSPLLETPSSLEQEQLLLATSSSFFPWMCCCSGPSLCFSSLVRVQLLRSHGVFRVALPSRPQPLLCLVCRGSQWGREGLRLEVPARQLTDALNGSDFLKEKEVPKGDGSNKSLNLRVKEVEPEEVQGRIIVACGWLVQGNFRAGAAARVPEQAPRHWRSVGRILETKPGRSVNI
- the LOC123060672 gene encoding uncharacterized protein isoform X7, with the translated sequence MDVLLLGALPMLLLARTGPGLAAQEPWCVPCGAAFAAAAVVVSRVSRQPMGSGRSETGGPCSPTHRRLFSDQLKMNFLKEKEVPKGDGSNKSLNLRVKEVEPEEVQGRIIVACGWLVQGNFRAGAAARVPEQAPRHWRSVGRILETKPGRSVNI
- the LOC123060672 gene encoding uncharacterized protein isoform X4, giving the protein MNPPSPLLETPSSLEQEQLLLATSSSFFPWMCCCSGPSLCFSSLVRVQLLRSHGVFRVALPSRPQPLLCLVCRGSQWGREGLRLEVPARQLTDALNGSDFLKEKEVPKGDGSNKSLNLRVKEVEPEEVQGRIIVACGWLVQGNFRAGAAARVPEQAPRHWRSVGRILETKVRLYLVSLADP
- the LOC123060672 gene encoding uncharacterized protein isoform X8; translated protein: MDVLLLGALPMLLLARTGPGLAAQEPWCVPCGAAFAAAAVVVSRVSRQPMGSGRSETGGPCSPTHRRPEWFRFSEGEGGAERGWEQQESESKRTDSMSCHEEFEAVRRHKSRVLIYVKAMLMCKSLRVTSSMAIIFPPTSFRPWRPETQL